A genomic region of Vitreimonas flagellata contains the following coding sequences:
- the cysT gene encoding sulfate ABC transporter permease subunit CysT, with the protein MTALLPRRWRFMEPSALPGFWPALGFTLAYLSFFLLLPLAALILRPWEAGLDHVWSVISHPRTIAALKLSFGAAFLAALINAIFGTIVAWVLVRYDFPGRRLLDAFVDLPFALPTAVAGISLAAIYAPNGLIGAAFDPLGVQIAYTPLGVMIALVFVGFPFVVRSIQPVLEDLQVEVEEAAATLGATRLRTIVSVIGPAIAPALVAGFSLAFARAVGEYGSVIFIAGNLPNVSEIAPLLIVIRLEEFDYAGAAAVGLVMLAVSLLLLLVLNLLQSHIARRGR; encoded by the coding sequence ATGACCGCCCTTCTCCCTCGTCGATGGCGGTTCATGGAGCCGAGCGCTTTACCGGGATTCTGGCCAGCGCTCGGCTTCACCCTCGCCTATCTCTCCTTCTTCCTGCTGCTGCCATTGGCGGCTTTGATTCTGCGGCCGTGGGAAGCGGGCCTAGACCACGTTTGGAGCGTCATCTCACATCCGCGCACCATTGCTGCGCTCAAGCTGAGTTTTGGCGCAGCGTTCCTGGCGGCGCTCATCAACGCGATATTCGGAACGATCGTGGCGTGGGTTTTGGTGCGCTACGACTTTCCTGGCCGGCGCCTACTCGACGCGTTCGTGGACTTGCCTTTCGCACTGCCCACCGCCGTCGCAGGCATTTCGCTTGCGGCCATCTACGCGCCGAACGGTCTGATCGGCGCAGCGTTCGACCCGCTCGGTGTGCAGATCGCCTACACTCCGCTCGGCGTGATGATTGCGCTCGTGTTTGTCGGATTTCCGTTTGTGGTGCGTTCGATCCAGCCGGTGTTGGAAGATTTACAGGTAGAGGTGGAGGAAGCTGCAGCGACCCTCGGCGCCACGCGTTTACGCACCATTGTCTCGGTGATTGGCCCGGCGATCGCTCCGGCGCTTGTCGCCGGCTTCTCCTTAGCTTTCGCGCGCGCCGTCGGCGAGTACGGCTCGGTCATCTTCATCGCCGGCAATTTGCCGAACGTTTCTGAGATCGCGCCGCTGCTCATCGTGATCCGACTTGAGGAATTCGACTATGCGGGCGCTGCCGCAGTCGGCCTCGTCATGCTGGCGGTGTCGCTTCTGCTGCTGCTCGTACTCAATCTGCTGCAGAGTCATATCGCCCGGCGCGGTCGATGA
- a CDS encoding sulfate ABC transporter substrate-binding protein, whose protein sequence is MALKAFSKFTRRLVLAAAASGGLLALNACDATSDGASGAPTQLLNVSYDPTRELYEEVNAAFAARWAEDHGGSANLNIEMSHGGSGRQARAVIDGLEADVVTLALPYDIDQIASTGLIASDWQTRLPRNSAPYTSTMVFLVRAGNPKNIRDWNDLIRADVAVITPNPKTSGGARWNYLAAWGYALRQPGGNAESARNFVSQLYANVPVLDTGARGATTTFAQRNIGDVLITWENEAHLALAEFGEGQFEIVTPSISILAEPSVAWVDANVERHGTREAAEAYLRFLYTPEAQDIAARRYFRPSDPEALARHAGNFPELELFTTAEMFGDWQSIHATHFADGAIFDQISAGSRRQ, encoded by the coding sequence ATGGCGTTGAAGGCATTCTCCAAATTCACACGGCGGCTCGTTCTTGCAGCGGCGGCGAGCGGCGGCCTCCTGGCGCTTAACGCGTGCGACGCCACCAGCGACGGCGCATCGGGCGCGCCGACGCAATTGCTCAACGTGTCCTACGATCCGACGCGCGAACTCTACGAAGAGGTGAACGCTGCCTTTGCTGCGCGTTGGGCAGAAGATCATGGCGGCAGCGCCAACCTCAATATCGAGATGTCGCATGGCGGCTCGGGCAGACAAGCGCGCGCCGTCATCGATGGTCTGGAAGCCGACGTCGTTACATTGGCGTTGCCCTACGACATCGATCAGATTGCATCGACGGGTCTGATCGCTTCAGATTGGCAAACACGGCTGCCGCGCAACAGCGCCCCCTACACATCGACGATGGTGTTTTTGGTGCGCGCCGGCAATCCTAAGAACATCCGTGATTGGAATGATCTTATCCGAGCGGATGTTGCGGTCATCACGCCCAATCCGAAGACATCGGGCGGCGCGCGCTGGAATTATCTCGCCGCGTGGGGCTATGCGCTGCGCCAGCCTGGCGGAAATGCTGAGAGCGCGCGCAACTTTGTGAGCCAGCTCTATGCCAATGTGCCAGTGCTTGACACCGGCGCGCGAGGCGCAACCACGACTTTCGCGCAACGCAATATCGGTGATGTGCTGATCACTTGGGAGAACGAAGCACATCTCGCGCTGGCTGAATTTGGCGAAGGTCAATTCGAAATCGTCACCCCTTCGATCAGCATTTTAGCGGAGCCCTCGGTGGCTTGGGTCGACGCCAATGTCGAACGACATGGCACTCGCGAAGCCGCAGAAGCCTATCTGCGATTTCTCTATACGCCCGAAGCGCAAGACATCGCTGCGCGCCGCTATTTCCGCCCCTCGGACCCCGAAGCTCTCGCCCGGCACGCGGGCAATTTCCCAGAGCTTGAACTCTTCACCACAGCCGAAATGTTCGGTGACTGGCAGAGCATTCACGCCACCCATTTCGCGGACGGTGCAATCTTCGATCAGATCAGCGCCGGTTCGCGGCGACAATGA